The following nucleotide sequence is from candidate division KSB1 bacterium.
GGTAACAGAAGCCAATCGAAATTTGGTGTCCGGTTGATTTGGAATTTCCCATTCAAAATTAGCAAACCCGAACCCTTTTTTGTAAATCACTTTTCCATGTTCCGCCACCAACACCGATCCGTTCAGGTGTCCGTATTCATGGTACTTGTTTAAAAGCCCATCAATTTTTTTTGCCTTGTCGTTTGCATAAATCGGCAGAGTAAAGAAAGATAAACATAAAATAATTGCAATAATTTTGAAATGGAATTTCATGATTTAATTCCTCCTATTTTTGAAATTAATGAGTTATTTGCAAAAAAAAATGAAGGCGGGAACGCCGTTCGAGAAATTAAAAAAGCCAATAAACGGGATATTCGCTTACTGGCTTTAGGACTTTAAAGGTTGGTCGATTCCTATTTTTCATCAACCAGATATATGGTTATCCCCCAATTCATCGGATCATACGGTTGGCCTGTATTCCAGTTACTAAACGAATGGGAGTCGTCGGTTTCATAATAAACGATGTAATCTCCTTTTCTGAGAAGAAGCGTGTCATCAAAAAGGCGGTTCTTCTTACCACCGCCGGCGTGCTCGGTTCGCCGATAAGTCATTTCCCAAACGACCCGTCGGGTGTTCGCATCTTCGATCCAGCCATAATCGTACATCGCACCGTGGTCACCCTCGCCAATGGCATAGATTCGAATTTCACTATCTTTTTGAAGCGTGAACCTTTCCCGCTCCTGTTCATAATCACGAACCTGAACAATTTTAGCTAATATGTTACTATCTCTCTTTTCATTATACTCACTTATATCGCCCGGCTTAAAATCCGCATCTGCTGCGGAAAGCGTGATGCCCCAATTTTCCTGATCATGCGGAGCGGCTGTATTCCAATCCCAATAGGAATGTGAACCGTCTGTGACGAAGTAAACAATGTAACTGCCTTTATCAAGTTTTATAACCCCATCAAAGAGACGGTTTTTGTCGCCACCGCCGGCATGCTCTGTATTACGGAAATCCATTTCCCAGGTTTTCTTGTGCGAATTCGCATCTACAATCCAGCCATAGTCGAACATCTCGTTGCGCTGGCCCTCTCCTATAGCATAAATATGCACTTTCAAGTCTTTCTTGCAAGTAAAGCCCTCGCTCCTGAATTCATTGTCTCTCAGTCGGTCAAATTTGACAATCACGTTTTTCTCGGAAACCCGTTCGAAATCATAATCTTTGACATATTTACTATCCTCGGGGTTTTCAGGCTTAATTGTCAATCCCCAAAATGCGGGATCGTAAGGCGGGGCATCGTTCCAGTGAAGATAGGAGTGAGAATCGTCCGTGACAAAGAAAGCTACATACCGGCCTGGCTGTAAAGTGATGATTTCATCGACATACCTGTTTTTCTTACCGCCGCCGGCATATTCGGAATCTCGATAGTTAAATTTCCAAACTTTGTCGTGAGTTTCGGTGTTCATTATCCAACCATAATCAAAAGTACCGTCTCTGCGGGCTTCCCCCAAAGAGTAGATTTGAATATCAACCGGCTTTTCTATTTTAAAACCCTTCTGCAAATATTCGTCATCCCGCAACCCAATCATTGAAACAAAAGCATTCTTGTTGAATATATTTCGAAATTCACCCATTTCGTTTTCTTTAAACCGCCTTCCATAGCCCCGAACGACGATTTTGAATTCTTTCCAATCTCGCCGATGATCCTCATAGTCCTCAAACTCGTCTTTACTGAATATTTCATCGAATATACGGCCGATGAAATCTCCCAAACCATCTTTACGTCCGTATCGGCCATGAGGAAAGGTTGAGTAATAGACTTCATAATTGCCTTTCGGAAGTGAAACTTTGTCGTCGAATTCAGCAAGCCTTCGTCCTTTGTCACTGACATTCGCGTCTTCCAATTCCCAAACCAGATCCCGGGTCTCAGCATTGAGAATCCATGCCTGACTAAGAACAGTTCCACGTTTCCTGGGCCGGAACCCGACGGCTTCAATTTCAACATCCTGCTTGCGATCCAGACGAAAGCCTTCCACCTTGATTTCTTTAGGCAGAATATCCCGGATTTCAGTCAAAACATTTTGAGCATAACACGGCAGAAAAGTCATTAAGTAAGCCAGTGCCGGAAAGATAACTATTTGCCTCATATTCTATCTCCAACGAATCTGATCTTCGTTTAATTGAGAGTACTTACTGCAAGTTAGATTCATTACTTACGCTCAATTTCCTAAAAAAGTTTCTTTGGCTCACAAAATGACTTTTCTTGACAATCTCTATCCATTATCAGATGAGTTGAAAAGTTTACTTGCTATAAAATAATAAACAATGAGCGCCAGACCGCCCATGATGAGCATGCCGCTGACAATGGCCTCTTCTTGAAACGAATAGGGAACAAGCTGAGCAATCCAGATGGCAGCGCCAACCGCTATCAAAACCATGCCCCATTTTAATGAAGACGGCACATTATAAGCCAGCTTTGAGGTGTAGAGGTATTTGACATTCTCGTCGATCATGCCTTTGTCAATCAATTTGTGGCGAATGCGGTTCTCGGCAATAGTTCTAACTATTTGAACAAGCGCGATGAAAACTGTTCCAACAATTATAATGGCTGTAAGTTCTCCTGACATTGTTTTCTCCTTTTTGTTTGTTTTTTAAAATTTTTTTATTCATTTTTTTAAAAACTAATCCATCTGACAGTTCAGCAAAATAAATGTTGCACGAATTTATAAAAAATAGTATGCAACAATTTTCAAGTAAGTTTGTCTTATTCCTATTAAGGAACAAAAGATGACAAACAGCAGAGAATTAATTAAAAAAATTATTTCGGGCGATACCCACGCCTTTAAATCTTTAATCCACGATTACCAGCGGCTGGTTTGTCATGTTATTTTTAAAATGGTCACCAATGAACAGGACAGAGAAGATGTTTGTCAGGATGTTTTCATTAAGGTTTATCAAAACCTGTCAAAGTTTCAATTCGACTCTAAGTTATCCACCTGGATTGCAAAAATCGCATTCAACACGGGCATTAACTACTTAAAGAAAAAGAAAGTCCCGCTTTTTGACGATGTTTCCGGGGAAAACGGCGCCTTGGAAAAATATTGGAGCGAGCAAACATCACCGGATGGATTTGTCCAAGAGCAGGATTTAACCTTCCGTCTTCAAAATGAAATCACGAAGCTGCC
It contains:
- a CDS encoding sigma-70 family RNA polymerase sigma factor; its protein translation is MTNSRELIKKIISGDTHAFKSLIHDYQRLVCHVIFKMVTNEQDREDVCQDVFIKVYQNLSKFQFDSKLSTWIAKIAFNTGINYLKKKKVPLFDDVSGENGALEKYWSEQTSPDGFVQEQDLTFRLQNEITKLPVQFKTILTLYHLEEMSYAEIAKITGLPDGTVKSYLFRARKLLKEKLIAKYQQEELWH